The Sylvia atricapilla isolate bSylAtr1 chromosome 30, bSylAtr1.pri, whole genome shotgun sequence region CCAATAAATCCCAATCCTGTCTGGTAAAGCGGAACTGGAGGCTTTGGAGCAGAGGGCGGACAAAACTGCTGAACCAGAGCCTTTGTCAGACAAACCCATAAAGTACAGAGTACATGGGCCAAGTACACAGCAGGAGCCAAGCTGGGAACAACAGCCCCAATTTATTGAGATTCCAGCACAGcaaggggaggcagagggaaaactTGTTGCAGCAATTCTGCTGTGGGCTCTAATTGCAAGCAGAGGTTGGGGCGTGGTGCAAGcggccactgctgctgcccagtcTGTCATGGAATGGCCTCTCCTTGGGGTAGAGATCACAGAACCTGCTGCCTTCAGTGGCTTTTGGACTCAGAGCCTCTCTCAGTCCTCATCAGGTGCTCCTcattctctgcccagctccaAGGAACAACCTGTTCATGCTGGAGGCACCTGTCACTAATGTGGCTCTGCCAGGGAGATCCTGGAGCCTTTGCTTCCCCAGCCTGAAAACTTCTGATGAGGCAGTAACAGACAACTGTGGGTGGGGAAAACCAGTCTGGTTCTAGAAGATTccacagaaaaacattaaatCCCCATGCCACAAGCCCACAAAGTGGAGGCAGGGCCCTTCCAACCTCTGCACAGACCCCCAGATACCTCAGGTTGCTGGGAGGAGACCAGGgctagaaaataatttggaagaaCAGAACAAATGGTAACGAGGAACttggtgcagcagctgctgccacatctGCAAACCAGTGGTTTGAACATGTGAAAACACTGGGCAGTGGTTTGAACATGTGAAAACTGAATGAACCTGCAAGTACAGGCAGGAGCATTGACTGTGACCCATCCTCAGATGTGTGTGGTGCTCCTGCTTGTGGGCTCCTCaagcctgggcacagcctggttTGGGGCTTAAGGCACTGAATTTTGTCTTAACTCACAGCTAAAACAGCTACAAAAACCAAAACGTGGCTTTGGAAACTGGAACCAGGCCTGTCACAATGCTGAGTGGAGCAGATGAGAGCACAGACACACTTTGCAACACTCCTCTCTGAGTAGAAAATAGGGAACTGACATCCATTTCCAAAGATCCCaatggttttgtttctgcacCAAATCTGATCAAACCGTGCCAGTCCAGCAGGCATTTCAGTCCCTCTGCAGTCTCCAGTGGCCTGATGGGGTGATTCTCAGTTTGGGTTCTGCACACGCCTTGTCCCATCGGTGCTTTGGGATGATGAACTGTttcagcagagcctgtgggacATTCTGCAGCCTCACTGGGGCTCCTGGAACGTCATGATGAGTTCTTGTTGCTCCTTACTGATTGCCTGGAAGGAACATGATCCACAGACCTCAGCATGATGCTTCTCCCACCCTGACACACTCAGGGTGGAACGTGGGCTGAGTGTGCCACACACTGCTGTCGCCTGCATGCACGGAACACAACCCCTTTATCTCCCCTGGGACCGTCCCATATCCCACCCACTGCACAGGGAAAAGCACCTGCGACCTCCGAGAAAATGTCCACATCTAAAGTTGCAGCAGGACTTGGCTGCTGGGGAGGTCTTGGAGTAGTGGAGGGTTTGAAAGTCATTCCAGGCTCCATTGAGCCCCAACCCAGTGGGTGCTGCAAGGAGTTTGGTTTGGTCTGTTTTTACCTGCCAGGCCTGCTGGCGAGCCTGGATCAGCTGCTGCAACTCTGCAATCCTCTCCCTTCCCATCAGCACGGACTCAGCCACCTTCCtgttctcttcctccttctccctgagAACTCTGCGCAGGTGGGAGCGGTGCTTCAGCAAGTAGGGCACCATGGTGCTGCGGATATCCTGCTCTGGGATCCCACTGGGCCGCCTGgacacacagcagcacatgaggcagccagagagcagcaaTCCTGCCCAGCATGAGTCCCATACAGCCCAGCTGGATGCTGAACTGCTGCCAGGTGGGATCAGCTCTGTGGCTCCCACAGTTTCCTCTGGCACAGGGAACTGAGGACAGCCGGAGCAGGGACCCCAGTGTGGAGAACCACTGGAGGGAACAGGGAGCCCTTCCCCAAGCCTGGCTCCAAGTGGATGCTTGGAGCAGGCACGATGTCATTCACCACCTcagcacaaaaccacaaaatcttGTGTTTCTGGTTACAGTCCTCAGTCTGTCTCCCAGGCAGCCAAATGGCACGTGCAGTGTCTGCTGAGGCCCCAAGCCAGGGATACAAAAAGCACCCAGGGGAGCTCTGCTGGTGGACAGATGCTGTGCTCAAAACATCCCATCAGCCCTTTGGATTGGTCATAATTAGCTTGTTGCCCCACCTCAGTGGCACTGACCTCCCTGCACTAAGGAAGTGAATGGAAATGGATCCTGGACCCAGAGAAACACAgattaaactgatttttgtgTGGTTTAGGCCCAGTGCCTATCTTTACGTTGCTGTAAAGATACAGAAGCTTTCAGACCCCTTCTTGCAGCATGAAGCCAACAGGACACCCATACATTGCCCAGGAATTGCCTGTTGCCCTTTAGGAACATGACCTCCACCCCTGGCCATCCATACCACGCTGGCTCTTCCCGGTCCTTTGCCTCCTCCACGATCTTATCCAGTGAACTGAAGAGTCCCTCCAGATTCCCTTCATTTTTCACCTCCTGGATCTCCTCCTGTGAAAGAAGGACACAAAGTGAACAAACACAGGCACCACGCTTCTTGTGAGCTTTTGCTGGTCATGGAATCAGGGACTGGGGTtcaaagggaccttaaagcaCATCTTATTCCAGCTTCCCTAGACCATGTTGCTCTGAGCCctctccaacctggccttaaactcattcagggatggggcagccacagcttctctgagcaccctattccagtgcctcatcacctacacagggaagaatttcttcccagtattctacctaaccctgccctctggcagtgggaagccattcccccttgtcctgtccctccatcccttatCCAAATCCTTCCAGCTTTGTCCTGGATGAAGGGCCTACACTCTGGGAATCAACATCCCTGGGGGTATTTAACggatgtgtagatgtggcaggtagggacatggtttagtggtggccttggcagtgctggggaaatgCTTGGACTTGACAGTCCTAGTggtattttccaacctgaatgatcctacacctttttttttggaaagacaGACCTCTGGAGAGCAGCCTCAACTTTCCGCTTTTGCCATTTAGGAAGTGTATTTGCTGCCCTTAACATCAACCTGCTAATTGCTTCTTCACAGGGATTTGAATCCCCTTTTGGATGCTCCAAGGCCCTCCACAGCCCCCCAGGCACCCCGGTCGATCCCCCGTTCACCTTTATGGACGTCTGTAGCTGGGAGATGAACTGATCGTAAATGCTCCTGgtcagctggggctgcagcttgTAGAAGCAGCGGTAGCAGTTGACAAACCTCTGGTAGCTGCAAGAGCGATTGTGgggggaggagggcaggatCAGGACTGGGGTCACCGTGGGGTCGGAGTCAGGGTTAGCGATGGGGTCGGGGTGAGGGCTAGGCTCAGAGACGGGTGCAGGACCGTTCCCGGGGATCCGGGTAGGACCCAGGGTCACGGCACGGTTGGCACCGGGGTCAGGGGTCCCTTCCTGCCCCGCGAGACCGCGCTCCCGCCTCACCTCCCGGCGGCCACCAGCTTCTCCAGGAATGTATCTACCACGGTGGTGAACACCTGGGcgcggcccggggccgccgccaGGGCCGGGTCGCCTCCGCCATCAGCATCCCCGCGCTCCGCCACCGCCGCGCCGCCATCGCCGCCCGCTGCCGCCATGGCCCGGCCGGCGTGGGGGCCGCTCCCATTGGCCCGGCCGGCGCGGGGGCCGCTCCCATTGGCCGGGGCGCGGGGGCCGCTCCCATTGGCCCGGCCGGCGCGGGGGCCGCTCCCATTGGCCCGGCCGGCGCGCGGGGGCCGCTCCCATTGGCCCGGCCGGCGCGGGGGCCGCTCCCATTGGCCCGGCTGGCGCGGGGGCCGCTCCCATTGGCCCGGCTGGCGCGGGGGCCGCTCCCATTGGTCGGGGCGCGGGGGCCGCTCCCATTGGCCCGGCTGGCGCGGGGGCCGCTCCCATTGGCCCGGCCGGCGCGGGGGCCGCTCCCATTGGCCCGGCTGGCGCGGGGGCCGCTCCCATTGGCCCGGCTGGCGCGGGGGCCGCTCCCATTGGTCGGGGCGCCGGGCTCCGCCCCCGCCGGCCGTAAGCGCGGGAAGAGAGCGCGGCCCGGGCGGTTGGTGCCGCTgcgcggggccggcccggcacggccgcTCCTGCTGCCAACCCAAAAcgccaaaaaaccccaaaaaaccacacggcgagagaagctgctgcctcccgGCGCCGTGCTGCGCCCGGCACTGGTGCGACGCAGCGTGACAAACCGTCCTTCTCTCCCCAGCCCCCGTGGAAATACCCGCCCTGCCCCCTAGCGACTGGGGCTTCGATCGTTTAGTGAAATAAAATGATCAAGCCTAAAGAATTCAACgaggaaagaagcagcaaagtTCAGCTCGGTTAGAGAACAAAAAAAGCGACATTTCCCATGTCGCAGCCAACCAAGACCCAGCCTGCGTCCGCAGGGCGGCTCTGGGTCACAGCTGTGTCCAGGTACTCCACGTGCTCAAGCTGCTTTTTCCCTGGCTCGTTCAGCCACTGAGCAGCCACTTGTCACTGCGATCTCAAGCAGCTCACGTCCCTCTCCTAGTCCAAAGGCACAGGGTGAGACCCTTTCTGTGACAGGACAAAAAGCAATAGCCTCCCCTGGCATGGAGAGTCACGTGCTTTTAAAAACAGGCAATAAACTGAAGGTCTCTCAAGTTTATTAGTTGTCAAGAACGTTGCTGGTTATGAGAGGAACGTTAAGTTTGACAGTGTCTCTCCACACTGGTGCTGCCACCCCTTCATATGCCACACACTGGGACTGGCTCTGCTGCACTTGGCAGAGGTGGATCGTTATTGTTTCTGTTAATATAAGCGTTACTGCTGCCTTGCAATTTGGGGTGCTgttgttctgcttttcagagcagaatCTGTTATTAGAGCAAGAGCCAACTGGCGTCAACTTTTAAACAACAGGTGACCAGAGCAGGTGCAGAAGGTGCTGCTCCAACATCTCCACCAGTGGCTTCAGCATCCACTGCCTTTCTGAGCActgcaagaaacaaaaatggGATGAAGAGGGCTTTGATgactcacctgcagccccaTCACAGCACTCCACCTTAGAATCAAGCTCTGCCCTTAGCACAAAAGGCTCTCCCCACCTCGGCAGCAGCTTCAGCATTCTCCATCTCCAGCAGACATGGTGGCATGTCCAGTgcctgctgggcagggacaatTGGGATGAAGGGCAGAGCCACACTTGGTGAGTCCTCTTGGGAAGAGACAGCCAAGAGGAGCCCAGCAACAGCCAGAGGTCGGCACGATCAACATCTCAACCAAAATTCCTGGTTATGGCAGAAGGGGAATGGAGATGGTGCCCTCTGTTGTCTGAAGGTGCATCCCCCTCGGTTGTGGCTAACTAGGACAAGCACCATGTGTGGGCTGGCAGCATGAAAGGCAAATTTCAaccacaaagagcagcagagtaGTCAAAcaatcccttccctccccaaaacGCAGCCTCTTCGGAGGAGTTTCACCCCCCTGAAGTTTTCACCCGATAAAATATACAGACCCTAGCTCAGGCTTCTGATCCAGCAATTGTGCAAAACATTATCCTTGCCCTTCCCAAACTGGATGAGCAGAATTTAAATTCATGAAGTGAACCATCACTTCTTATTCAATATGAACATGCCCGTCAGGTTTGAACCAGATCAAAAGCCAGGACAaggtttttccttccccacctccCATCTAATTGTAGCTCAAACCCCATTCAGTTCTcattcagctgctggcagcaccacaACTGGACACTTCCAAACTGCATTTCTGGGCTTAAACTAACTAAGGTGGGAAGTGGCCACAGCCACTTTGAACATGCAGGATTGACACACTGAACAAGGCCACAGGACAACCATTCAGTTCCCCAGAAATCAGAATAAGCttccctaaaataaaaaaaaaattaaattacaacaGATTAAAAACACAGGTTAGGTGCCAAAACCACCATCAGCTAATTCCAAacagccagctcagctcctgacTTGCCATCAGCCAGCTTGCTGAGGATGAGAGATAGGGAACATTTCCAAGAATATACAAAACAAGTATGCAGATCTATCCAAAATGCAGGAAATCAGGTCTGAGGTGGTTCCAGGTTACTCTTGTCTCACATCTTCTAGAAATAAATGCAGGTAATTGGAAAAAGTCACTTGTCTATTTTCTGCTTCCAGCTTCCTACAGCACAACTGCCACTAGAAACATCCACCAGAGGGTCCTGCTGCAAGCTGTGAGACTCCTCTCCTTGGAAGTTTGgcaaagatgaaaataatttaaagtgaATAAACTGGCTTTTTGGTTGAGCCAGTAAGtctttaatttaagaaaaaaggaattaataacTTGCCAGGATGCGTTCACACGCCTGGAATGGACTGTCCCAGGCAAACAGCACTGCCAAAGGTCACAGTTtaagcaaaaccagcagcagacCATTGTATGACACTCAAATTTAAGAGGTGAAGTTCAGTTGCTTTTGCATCTGCCTTGTGCTGTGAAACCAGCCAGAGACAAAGGCACAGCAACTGTGTCGCATCCCAAGCTCTCCCCTGCAACAGTCCAGATTCAGAGGGTTCACAGGAAGGTTCTCCTCCACCAGCTGCCTCTACCAGTGCCTTGAGTCCACCAGCTCTGGGCGCAGGCTCAGCTTCTTCAGCGTTTCATACCCCACCACGATGACGATGGTGGAAGGAGTGGCTGAAATGATGCGGGCAGAGAGGCCTTTAGTCAGTCCCCAGGGACCTTCCTCTGCAATGAGCTGTTTGAACGTGAGAATGATGGAGCTCTTGCCTTCCACCTGCAATGCCAGAACAAACATTGACACAGCTGCCAGACTCTAtactgagctgctctggggctctgctgcAACTGAACACTCTGGAGATAACAGATCAACCAATCCACCAGCCTTCATCTGGTCTCCAGAACTCCCTAAGGAAGGgagcaaaaaaaccacaaagtcctaaggaggcagcaggaagcaTCTCTCCCTTTCTGAAGAGAAAGACTGCCTGAGCAGGCTGGGCCGGCACTGCCAGCCTCGCTCCCTGGGCTCCTCTTGCTAATGCTGAGTGCTAATTAAGCAGCTACTACTCAGGATGAAAGgcccagggagagcagggaagcagCTCACCTGACACCACAGAGATCAGAGAACCGAGGCTGAACCCCATCCTGCATTGTGCCCGGCATGCTGAGCTCTTACCTGGACCCGAGCCCTCACCACATCCATGGGGTTGGTGAGTGTAGAAGCTGTTGCAGCTGCAAGTGGCCCTGATATTGCTTGCAGAAGGAGGTGGGGACAGTCTTTAGGAGTCAAACTCGAAAGCTGTTCTGGGAACAGGAGAGAGAGGAGTTTCAGACTTTCAGTGGCTTCTTATAATTTCCTTAACTCCCTAACTCCAACTGATTTGCAGTGGGCAGATTCCCTGATTTACAGCTTGCCAGCTCCTCCCACAGAATCTCAAATTGGTGCTTCCTACACCAATCAGAaagctggcacagcacagggaggaggacACATCCCACTGCTGACTCCAGGACATTCCCCATGCTTTGTCCCACAGCCCACCATCACCTGCCACACTGGCTCCCAGGCCTCTAGAGCAAACTGGACAGAATGAGCTTCCGTGTCCCCAAAACAGGGCATGAAAATAGCCACCCTCTTTAGAAGGTGGGGAAAGCCTTAAGACAAGGCTCTATTGGAAGGTGTCTGCAGAGATTTGCACAGAAAGCCATCACTACTGCGC contains the following coding sequences:
- the SLC25A44 gene encoding solute carrier family 25 member 44 yields the protein MEDKRNIPIIEWEHLDKRKFYVFGICMTMMIRVSVYPFTLIRTRLQVQKGKSLYNGTFDAFVKILRTEGAAGLYRGFLVNTFTLISGQCYVTTYELTRKYVSRYNNNNAVKSLVAGGSASLVAQSITVPIDVISQHLMMQRKGESMGRFKVQNQDGKRLLVFGQTKDIIVQIFKADGFRGFYRGYVASLLTYIPNSAVWWPFYHFYAEQLSSLTPKDCPHLLLQAISGPLAAATASTLTNPMDVVRARVQVEGKSSIILTFKQLIAEEGPWGLTKGLSARIISATPSTIVIVVGYETLKKLSLRPELVDSRHCRSGRAGPAPRSGTNRPGRALFPRLRPAGAEPGAPTNGSGPRASRANGSGPRASRANGSGPRAGRANGSGPRASRANGSGPRAPTNGSGPRASRANGSGPRASRANGSGPRAGRANGSGPRAPAGPMGAAPAPAGPMGAAPAPRPMGAAPAPAGPMGAAPTPAGPWRQRAAMAARRWRSAGMLMAEATRYIPGEAGGRREVRRERGLAGQEGTPDPGANRAVTLGPTRIPGNGPAPVSEPSPHPDPIANPDSDPTVTPVLILPSSPHNRSCSYQRFVNCYRCFYKLQPQLTRSIYDQFISQLQTSIKEEIQEVKNEGNLEGLFSSLDKIVEEAKDREEPAWRPSGIPEQDIRSTMVPYLLKHRSHLRRVLREKEEENRKVAESVLMGRERIAELQQLIQARQQAWQAISKEQQELIMTFQEPQ